One Ananas comosus cultivar F153 linkage group 1, ASM154086v1, whole genome shotgun sequence DNA window includes the following coding sequences:
- the LOC109708836 gene encoding uncharacterized protein LOC109708836 isoform X2, with the protein MVMASAPLSRGEDEIDIELQVHCLETKAYSAVLRAFNAQSDVLSWEKAELISDIRKGLRISSAEHKEILRKISSDELVNSIRTRQMDSDTQMTTCERLKSGYAAASLLPLYPCSVQPLPAAVPSSLAVSNCDLKRTNLIDDHCGGHAFSPQLNRRKVTQDRQPRSMAKPGGLLVVRTSKKCSVPSGTDSLKPRPDVIEIRATDELINEIEKFCRENPDRANVRGQNQSSEIMRKP; encoded by the exons ATGGTGATGGCCTCAGCTCCATTATCTCGCGGAGAAGATGAAATAGACATAGAACTTCAAGTTCACTGCTTGGAGACAAAAGCGTATAGTGCTGTTTTAAGAGCATTCAATGCTCAATCAGATGTTCTTTCATGG GAGAAGGCAGAACTTATATCAGATATAAGGAAGGGACTCAGAATTTCTAGTGCTGAGCACAAGGAAATTCTCAGAAAAATTAGTTCTGATGAATTGGTCAACTCTATACG GACACGGCAGATGGACTCTGACACTCAGATGACAACTTGTGAAAGGTTGAAATCCGGGTATGCAGCTGCCTCGTTGCTCCCATTGTACCCATGTAGTGTTCAACCTTTGCCTGCAGCTGTTCCTTCGTCCTTGGCAGTAAGTAATTGTGATTTAAAGAGG ACAAATCTCATAGATGATCACTGCGGCGGCCATGCATTCTCCCCTCAACTGAACAGAAGAAAGGTAACTCAAGATAGACAGCCACGAAGCATGGCAAAACCTGGAGGTTTGCTGGTTGTACGGACATCTAAGAAGTGTTCTGTTCCTTCCGGGACTGATAGCTTGAAACCTAGACCAGATGTAATCGAGATCCGTGCAACTGATGAACTTATCAATGAG ATCGAGAAATTCTGTCGAGAGAACCCAGACCGAGCTAATGTGAGAGGGCAAAATCAATCCTCAGA GATCATGAGAAAGCCCTAA
- the LOC109719810 gene encoding DExH-box ATP-dependent RNA helicase DExH5, mitochondrial-like encodes MHIPGSGLGFLLRLHRSAAAPPLDRKHGALASLFGSFISSSNGRGQICGRFRSAERRGFCGYALEQFSDDEYECEYETHKPSSSVANIDEWRWKLSMLLRSSDEQEIVSRDKRDRRDYEQISNLARRMGLYSELYGKVVVASKVPLPNYRPDLDDKRPQREVVIPLSLQRRVEGLVQEHLDRMMLTSDKVGDNSQHNAVAENTEDIKMDDNQESLIDGSVMEKILERKSWRLRNLQRAWQESPEGVKMLKFRRSLPAFKEKERLLSAIARNQIIVISGETGCGKTTQLPQYVLESEIESGRGAFCNIICTQPRRISAMAVAERVSTERGDNLGESVGYKVRLEGMKGKNTHLLFCTSGILLRRLLGDRNLNGVTHVFVDEIHERGMNEDFLLIVLKDLLSRRRDLRLILMSATLNAELFSSYFGGAPMIHIPGFTYPVREHFLEDILEKTGYKLTSSNQLDDYGQDKFWKTQRQLMPRKRKNQITTLVEDALKNSSFESYSSRTRDSLASWNPDCMGFNLIEAVLCHICRKERPGAVLVFMTGWDDISCVRDQLKAHPLLGDPNRVLLLTCHGSMATSEQKLIFEKPPPNVRKIVLATNMAEASITINDIVFVVDCGKAKETTYDALNNTPCLLPSWISKASARQRRGRAGRVQPGECYHLYPRCVYDAFADYQLPELLRTPLNSLCLQIKSLQLGSIGEFLSAALQPPKPLAVQNAVEFLKMIGALDENENLTNLGRYLSMLPVDPKLGKMLIMGAVFRCLDPILTVVSGLSVRDPFLLPQDKKDLAGTAKSRFSAKDYSDHMALVRAYEGWKTAEREGSSYEYCWRNFLSAQTLQAIHSLRKQFNFILKDAGLVDAEPSMSNSLSHNQSLVRGIVCSGLFPGITSVVHRENSMSFKTMDDGQVLLYANSVNAKYQTIPYPWLVFAEKVKVNTVFIRDSTGVSDSILILFGGTLTKGNMAGHLKMLGGYIDFFMDPSLAECYLNLKEEVDKLVQKKLQDPSLDIHKEGKYLLFAVQELVAGDLCEGRFVFGRETSRARVSNSENNNKSNIVKDGTNPKSLLQTLLMRAGHSPPKYKTKHLKTNEFRAIVEFKGMQFVGKPKRNKQLAERDAAIEALGWLTHTSDSSKRYENDDDDSPLDLTDNMLKLLSRPRRRSRRH; translated from the exons ATGCATATCCCCGGGTCAGGGCTAGGGTTTCTCCTGAGACTCCACAggtccgcggcggcgccgccgctggATCGCAAGCACGGAGCTCTCGCTTCCCTCTTTGGGAGCTTTATCTCCTCCTCCAATGGCCGTGGACAAATTTGTGGTCGGTTCCGGTCTGCGGAGCGCCGAGGGTTCTGCGGATACGCTCTCGAGCAGTTCTCTGATGACGAGTACGAGTGCGAGTACGAGACGCACAAG CCATCTTCTTCAGTGGCCAACATTGATGAGTGGAGGTGGAAACTTAGCATGCTCTTGCGGAGCAGTGATGAACAAGAAATTGTTTCTCGAGACAAAAGAGATCGACGCGATTATGAACAGATCTCCAACCTTGCAAGAAGAATGGGGCTTTACAG TGAGCTCTACGGGAAAGTGGTGGTGGCCAGCAAGGTTCCTCTGCCAAATTACAGGCCTGATCTTGATGATAAGCGGCCGCAAAGAGAG GTGGTGATCCCTCTTAGTTTGCAGAGGAGAGTCGAGGGTCTCGTCCAGGAGCACCTTGATAGGATGATGCTGACATCTGACAAAGTTGGTGATAACTCGCAGCATAATGCTGTAGCTGAAAATACTGAGGACATTAAAATGGATGATAACCAAGAATCTTTGATTGATGGGTCAGTTATGGAGAAAATTCTTGAGAGAAAGAGTTGGCGTTTGCGGAATCTGCAAAGAGCCTGGCAG GAATCTCCTGAAGGTGTCAAGATGCTTAAATTCAGGAGATCACTTCCAGCGTTCAAGGAAAAGGAGCGACTCCTGTCTGCCATTGCTCGTAATCAG ATCATAGTTATCTCTGGGGAGACTGGATGTGGCAAAACAACTCAACTGCCGCAGTATGTGTTAGAATCTGAGATAGAGTCTGGTCGTGGGGCATTCTGTAATATCATCTGTACACAGCCACGGAGAATATCTGCTATGGCAGTTGCAGAGAGAGTTTCTACTGAAAGAGGCGACAATCTTGGTGAATCA GTTGGTTACAAAGTTAGGTTGGAGGGAATGAAGGGAAAAAATACGCATCTGCTGTTTTGTACTAGTGGCATTCTGCTTAGAAGATTGCTTGGGGACCGTAATCTTAATGGTGTAACTCATGTTTTCGTTGACGAAATTCATGAAAGAGGCATGAATGAAG ATTTTTTGTTGATTGTGTTAAAAGATCTTCTCTCGCGTCGACGGGATTTGAGATTGATTCTGATGAGTGCCACTTTAAATGCTGAATTGTTTTCAAGTTATTTTGGAGGGGCTCCTATGATACATATTCCA GGCTTTACATACCCAGTAAGGGAACATTTTTTAGAAGATATATTGGAGAAGACGGGATACAAGTTAACTTCCTCCAACCAACTAGATGATTATGGTCAAGATAAATTTTGGAAAACTCAGAGGCAATTGATGCCCCGAAAGAGGAAAAACCAGATCACCACTCTTGTTGAG GATGCTCTTAAAAACTCGAGCTTTGAGAGCTACAGTTCTAGGACACGTGATTCGTTGGCGAGTTGGAACCCTGATTGCATGGGGTTTAATCTTATTGAGGCTGTTCTTTGCCACATATGTAGGAAAGAGAGGCCAGGTGCTGTCTTAGTTTTTATGACGGGGTGGGATGATATTAGCTGTGTGAGAGATCAGCTAAAAGCACATCCACTGCTTGGAGATCCTAACAGGGTTCTGCTGCTTACATGTCATGGATCAATGGCTACTTCCGAGCAG AAACTTATATTTGAGAAGCCACCGCCTAATGTAAGAAAGATAGTCCTTGCTACAAACATGGCAGAAGCAAGTATCACAATTAATGATATTGTTTTTGTGGTGGACTGTGGGAAAGCAAAGGAGACCACCTATGATGCTTTAAACAATACTCCTTGTTTGCTCCCGTCCTGGATTTCTAAAGCTTCTGCACGCCAG AGAAGAGGCAGGGCTGGTCGTGTGCAACCTGGAGAGTGCTATCACCTCTATCCAAGATGTGTATATGATGCCTTTGCAGATTATCAGCTTCCAGAGCTTCTTAGAACTCCTCTCAACTCTCTATGCTTGCAGATAAAGAGTTTGCAGCTTGGTAGCATAGGGGAGTTCCTCTCGGCTGCTTTGCAGCCCCCCAAGCCCCTTGCT GTCCAAAATGCAGTTGAGTTCCTGAAAATGATTGGAGCATTAGATGAGAATGAGAATCTCACAAATCTTG GGCGATACCTTTCAATGCTTCCAGTTGATCCAAAGTTAGGAAAAATGCTTATAATGGGTGCTGTTTTCCGTTGTCTTGATCCAATTCTCACTGTGGTTTCTGGATTGAGCGTCCGGGACCCTTTCCTGTTGCCCCAAGACAAGAAAGAT TTGGCAGGAACAGCAAAGTCAAGATTCTCTGCAAAAGACTACAGTGATCACATGGCCCTCGTCCGTGCATATGAAGGATGGAAAACTGCAGAAAGGGAAGGCTCTTCTTACGAGTACTGCTGGAGAAATTTCCTTTCTGCTCAAACTCTCCAAGCAATCCACTCTCTTAGAAAACAATTCAATTTCATTCTAAAAGATGCCGGTCTAGTAGATGCTGAGCCTAGCATGAGCAATAGCTTGAGTCATAACCAATCATTAGTTCGTGGTATTGTATGCTCTGGGCTCTTTCCTGGGATAACTTCTGTTGTG CATAGAGAAAATTCCATGTCTTTCAAAACCATGGATGATGGCCAGGTCCTGCTTTATGCT AACTCGGTGAATGCAAAATACCAGACAATTCCCTATCCATGGTTAGTGTTTGCTGAGAAGGTCAAAGTCAATACCGTGTTCATCCGTGATTCAACTGGTGTATCTGATTCAATACTGATACTATTTGGTGGCACCCTTACTAAAGGCAACATG GCGGGCCATTTGAAGATGCTAGGTGGCTACATTGATTTCTTTATGGACCCAAGTTTGGCAGAGTGCTATCTAAACCTGAAGGAGGAAGTAGATAAACTTGTTCAAAAGAAG CTCCAAGACCCCAGCCTCGATATCCACAAGGAAGGCAAGTACTTACTGTTTGCTGTGCAAGAGCTGGTCGCGGGTGATTTATGTGAAGGAAGGTTTGTGTTTGGCCGGGAGACAAGCAGAGCTAGGGTTAGTAACTCTGAGAATAATAACAAGAGCAATATCGTGAAAGACGGGACGAACCCTAAGAGCTTGTTGCAGACATTGTTGATGAGAGCAGGCCACAGCCCTCCAAAATACAAGACAAAACACCTCAAGACCAATGAGTTTAGGGCTATAGTGGAATTCAAAGGAATGCAATTCGTTGGAAAACCTAAGAGGAACAAGCAGCTTGCGGAGAGGGATGCTGCCATTGAGGCATTGGGATGGTTGACGCATACTTCTGATAGTAGCAAACGGTATGAGAACGATGACGACGACTCTCCACTCGACCTCACAGATAACATGTTAAAGCTACTTAGTAGGCCAAGGCGGAGGTCTAGGCGACATTAA
- the LOC109714433 gene encoding binding partner of ACD11 1-like isoform X1, whose protein sequence is MELRTVRVGNISDLAGEREIREFFSFSGDIEYVEIQSGDVGNGRTAYVTFRDPKALEIALLLSGATIVDRIVTITPAENYIYIPIVEGRSMVNEVTSSTSTGNFVPTVEVETSPSGGRIYVSKAHDVVTSMLARGSAIGQDAVNRAKAFDEKHRWTASASAKVTSFDRRVGLSEKISVGISVVNEKVKSVDQRLHVSDKTIVAITVAERKLNDTGTAVKTNRYVTAGTTWLNGTFRKVAKASHAASTKTREKFQLAVSNLTAKDPAVAA, encoded by the exons ATGGAG CTAAGAACGGTTCGAGTGGGGAACATCTCAGATCTGGCCGGGGAGAGGGAGATTCGAgagttcttctccttctccggcgaCATCGAGTATGTTGAGATCCAAAG TGGTGATGTGGGAAATGGGAGGACTGCTTATGTTACATTTAGAGATCCGAAAGCACTTGAGATCGCATTGCTGCTGTCG GGAGCTACAATTGTTGACCGGATAGTGACCATAACTCCTGCCGAGAATTACATTTATATCCCTATCGTTGAGGgg CGTTCTATGGTAAATGAGGTGACGAGCTCAACTTCTACCGGAAATTTTGTACCGACTGTTGAG GTTGAGACGAGTCCCAGCGGTGGCCGGATTTATGTCAGTAAAGCCCATGATGTCGTGACAAGCATGCTAGCAAGGGGTTCAGCAATTGGACAAGACGCTGTGAATAGAGCCAAAGCATTTGACGAGAAGCATCGATGGACGGCTAGTGCATCAGCAAAGGTTACATCTTTCGATAGGAGGGTTGGCCTTTCAGAGAAAATCTCTGTTGGAATATCAGTCGTTAATGAGAAAGTGAAATCTGTGGATCAAAGGTTACATGTTTCTGACAAAACGATCGTTGCCATAACAGTAGCAGAGCGCAAGCTAAATGACACAGGCACTGCTGTGAAAACTAACAG GTATGTAACTGCTGGAACTACTTGGCTTAATGGAACTTTTCGCAAAGTGGCAAAGGCTAGCCATGCTGCAAGCACAAAAACAAGAGAGAAGTTTCAATTGGCAGTGTCCAATCTAACAGCAAAG GATCCAGCTGTTGCTGCATAA
- the LOC109714433 gene encoding binding partner of ACD11 1-like isoform X2 has product MLRSKVVMWEMGGLLMLHLEIRKHLRSHCCCRVKKCSFIVSRLEKLLVQQFAALVKGATIVDRIVTITPAENYIYIPIVEGRSMVNEVTSSTSTGNFVPTVEVETSPSGGRIYVSKAHDVVTSMLARGSAIGQDAVNRAKAFDEKHRWTASASAKVTSFDRRVGLSEKISVGISVVNEKVKSVDQRLHVSDKTIVAITVAERKLNDTGTAVKTNRYVTAGTTWLNGTFRKVAKASHAASTKTREKFQLAVSNLTAKDPAVAA; this is encoded by the exons ATGTTGAGATCCAAAG TGGTGATGTGGGAAATGGGAGGACTGCTTATGTTACATTTAGAGATCCGAAAGCACTTGAGATCGCATTGCTGCTGTCG GGTAAAGAAATGCTCGTTTATTGTGTCGAGATTGGAAAAGCTGTTGGTTCAGCAGTTTGCCGCATTAGTTAAG GGAGCTACAATTGTTGACCGGATAGTGACCATAACTCCTGCCGAGAATTACATTTATATCCCTATCGTTGAGGgg CGTTCTATGGTAAATGAGGTGACGAGCTCAACTTCTACCGGAAATTTTGTACCGACTGTTGAG GTTGAGACGAGTCCCAGCGGTGGCCGGATTTATGTCAGTAAAGCCCATGATGTCGTGACAAGCATGCTAGCAAGGGGTTCAGCAATTGGACAAGACGCTGTGAATAGAGCCAAAGCATTTGACGAGAAGCATCGATGGACGGCTAGTGCATCAGCAAAGGTTACATCTTTCGATAGGAGGGTTGGCCTTTCAGAGAAAATCTCTGTTGGAATATCAGTCGTTAATGAGAAAGTGAAATCTGTGGATCAAAGGTTACATGTTTCTGACAAAACGATCGTTGCCATAACAGTAGCAGAGCGCAAGCTAAATGACACAGGCACTGCTGTGAAAACTAACAG GTATGTAACTGCTGGAACTACTTGGCTTAATGGAACTTTTCGCAAAGTGGCAAAGGCTAGCCATGCTGCAAGCACAAAAACAAGAGAGAAGTTTCAATTGGCAGTGTCCAATCTAACAGCAAAG GATCCAGCTGTTGCTGCATAA
- the LOC109708836 gene encoding protein EMSY-LIKE 4-like isoform X3 translates to MVMASAPLSRGEDEIDIELQVHCLETKAYSAVLRAFNAQSDVLSWEKAELISDIRKGLRISSAEHKEILRKISSDELVNSIRTRQMDSDTQMTTCERLKSGYAAASLLPLYPCSVQPLPAAVPSSLATNLIDDHCGGHAFSPQLNRRKVTQDRQPRSMAKPGGLLVVRTSKKCSVPSGTDSLKPRPDVIEIRATDELINEIEKFCRENPDRANVRGQNQSSEARKERTWMR, encoded by the exons ATGGTGATGGCCTCAGCTCCATTATCTCGCGGAGAAGATGAAATAGACATAGAACTTCAAGTTCACTGCTTGGAGACAAAAGCGTATAGTGCTGTTTTAAGAGCATTCAATGCTCAATCAGATGTTCTTTCATGG GAGAAGGCAGAACTTATATCAGATATAAGGAAGGGACTCAGAATTTCTAGTGCTGAGCACAAGGAAATTCTCAGAAAAATTAGTTCTGATGAATTGGTCAACTCTATACG GACACGGCAGATGGACTCTGACACTCAGATGACAACTTGTGAAAGGTTGAAATCCGGGTATGCAGCTGCCTCGTTGCTCCCATTGTACCCATGTAGTGTTCAACCTTTGCCTGCAGCTGTTCCTTCGTCCTTGGCA ACAAATCTCATAGATGATCACTGCGGCGGCCATGCATTCTCCCCTCAACTGAACAGAAGAAAGGTAACTCAAGATAGACAGCCACGAAGCATGGCAAAACCTGGAGGTTTGCTGGTTGTACGGACATCTAAGAAGTGTTCTGTTCCTTCCGGGACTGATAGCTTGAAACCTAGACCAGATGTAATCGAGATCCGTGCAACTGATGAACTTATCAATGAG ATCGAGAAATTCTGTCGAGAGAACCCAGACCGAGCTAATGTGAGAGGGCAAAATCAATCCTCAGA AGCTAGAAAGGAACGGACGTGGATGCGATGA
- the LOC109718309 gene encoding protein NDH-DEPENDENT CYCLIC ELECTRON FLOW 5-like, which produces MASTCTLKPLSNSIHLPRANTLKHLDVTRPQLSFNRPPRRQRRRFSLQALAPSAAVTVPINMDYLVREFSGHGVSFESIGESCVVEMALDNGSLAKLMLPSGLITSYKPFMWHGTTLEVLHTTVSEGEDGEAVIQGGVSMDFKCINDGGMPWSPSNWTLRNVSGSSDKSIQIELGSAAPENMAEFKCVVTLRHNLLASEFTVINRRSSSLQLLGCVMNHLTVSTPDATYAVGLQGSNYHGRRPINTEFSIIPPDSDKKISSTSGGESWAQKAVRGLFSSWETRDGMKDEAVEEDSMIEESEGEEADDYAHMTEEMCRIYMSAPREFTVIDRGRRNSVAVGRSGFDDIYVLSPGSKHDWYGKYAYICIGPTMQTPVSLAPGGTWKGAQYLHNPNL; this is translated from the exons ATGGCAAGCACTTGTACATTAAAGCCGCTTTCTAATTCTATTCATCTTCCTCGCGCAAACACATTAAAGCACCTTGATGTCACCCGTCCTCAGCTTTCCTTCAATCGTCCGCCTCGCAGGCAGAGAAGGCGCTTCTCATTGCAAGCTTTGGCTCCTTCTGCAGCTGTAACTGTACCGATCAATATGGACTACTTGGTGAGAGAATTCAGCGGCCACGGAGTTAGTTTCGAGAGCATCGGAGAGAGCTGCGTCGTCGAGATGGCGTTGGACAACGGAAGCCTGGCCAAGTTGATGCTGCCGAGCGGCCTGATCACATCATACAAGCCGTTCATGTGGCATGGCACGACGCTCGAGGTGCTGCATACCACGGTCTCCGAAGGAGAGGATGGTGAAGCCGTTATTCAAGGAGGGGTGTCCATGGATTTCAAGTGTATAAATGATGGCGGCATGCCATGGTCTCCTAGTAATTGGACTCTTCGCAATGTTAGTGGGAGTTCTGATAAGTCAATTCAG ATCGAACTTGGCTCTGCTGCTCCAGAGAATATGGCCGAATTCAAATGCGTTGTGACACTGCGGCACAACCTCCTTGCCTCAGAATTCACTGTTATAAACCGTAGATCATCATCTCTCCAACTTTTGGGTTGTGTTATGAACCATCTCACTGTGAGCACACCCGATGCAACGTATGCGGTCGGACTGCAAGGCTCAAACTACCACGGTAGAAGACCAATTAACACAGAATTCAGTATTATTCCGCCGGATTCCGATAAGAAGATATCCTCTACAAGTGGCGGTGAGTCGTGGGCTCAGAAAGCTGTTCGAGGATTGTTTTCTAGTTGGGAAACGAGGGATGGAATGAAGGATGAAGCAGTAGAAGAAGATTCCATGATAGAAGAATCAGAGGGGGAGGAAGCTGACGATTACGCGCACATGACGGAGGAAATGTGTCGGATATATATGAGCGCACCGAGGGAATTCACAGTCATTGACAGG GGAAGAAGAAACTCGGTTGCAGTAGGAAGAAGCGGGTTCGACGATATTTATGTTCTTAGTCCAGGATCAAAGCATGATTGGTATGGAAAATATGCATATATCTGCATAGGCCCTACAATGCAAACCCCTGTGTCCCTGGCTCCTGGAGGTACATGGAAAGGAGCTCAATACTTGCACAATCCAAATCTTTAA
- the LOC109708836 gene encoding uncharacterized protein LOC109708836 isoform X1: MVMASAPLSRGEDEIDIELQVHCLETKAYSAVLRAFNAQSDVLSWEKAELISDIRKGLRISSAEHKEILRKISSDELVNSIRTRQMDSDTQMTTCERLKSGYAAASLLPLYPCSVQPLPAAVPSSLAVSNCDLKRTNLIDDHCGGHAFSPQLNRRKVTQDRQPRSMAKPGGLLVVRTSKKCSVPSGTDSLKPRPDVIEIRATDELINEIEKFCRENPDRANVRGQNQSSEARKERTWMR; encoded by the exons ATGGTGATGGCCTCAGCTCCATTATCTCGCGGAGAAGATGAAATAGACATAGAACTTCAAGTTCACTGCTTGGAGACAAAAGCGTATAGTGCTGTTTTAAGAGCATTCAATGCTCAATCAGATGTTCTTTCATGG GAGAAGGCAGAACTTATATCAGATATAAGGAAGGGACTCAGAATTTCTAGTGCTGAGCACAAGGAAATTCTCAGAAAAATTAGTTCTGATGAATTGGTCAACTCTATACG GACACGGCAGATGGACTCTGACACTCAGATGACAACTTGTGAAAGGTTGAAATCCGGGTATGCAGCTGCCTCGTTGCTCCCATTGTACCCATGTAGTGTTCAACCTTTGCCTGCAGCTGTTCCTTCGTCCTTGGCAGTAAGTAATTGTGATTTAAAGAGG ACAAATCTCATAGATGATCACTGCGGCGGCCATGCATTCTCCCCTCAACTGAACAGAAGAAAGGTAACTCAAGATAGACAGCCACGAAGCATGGCAAAACCTGGAGGTTTGCTGGTTGTACGGACATCTAAGAAGTGTTCTGTTCCTTCCGGGACTGATAGCTTGAAACCTAGACCAGATGTAATCGAGATCCGTGCAACTGATGAACTTATCAATGAG ATCGAGAAATTCTGTCGAGAGAACCCAGACCGAGCTAATGTGAGAGGGCAAAATCAATCCTCAGA AGCTAGAAAGGAACGGACGTGGATGCGATGA
- the LOC109720203 gene encoding DEAD-box ATP-dependent RNA helicase 38-like: MADSGSSSAATTTAEERRSWADEAADEEAAAAAAEAAAAATSSEADASALNQIESLTISDEDPSSRLDDPDDSQIKAVTSGNAVYTSAVRFEDLNLSEELLKGLYVEMGFSKPSKIQAVTLPMILTPPYKDLVAQAHNGSGKTTCFVLGMLSRVDPKKKIPQAICLCPTRELAQQNQSVLERMGKFTGITSKCAIPSDSPDAIPVAKQPPITDQVVIGTPGTIKKWMALRKLSTRDIRILVFDEADHMLAEDGFKDDSERIMKDIQRNCGGCQVLLFSATFNETVKEFVSKVVKDGNHIYVNKEELTLEKVKQYKVQCPDELAKVEVIKDKIFEFGQKIGQTIIFVRTRESTRTLHNSLVKEGYECTSIQGALKQEDRDRIIREFKEGYTKVLITTDLLARGFDQAQVNLVINYDLPIKYGTREPDYEVYLHRIGRAGRFGRKGAVFNLLCSDRDRRIMEEIERYFQHQIPEIPNWRSEEDFEKALKDAGLL; this comes from the exons ATGGCCGATAGCGGTAGCAGCTCCGccgcgacgacgacggcggaggagaggaggtcGTGGGCCGATGAGGCGGCCGAcgaagaggcggcggcggcggcggcggaggcggcggcggccgctacgtcgtcggaggcggacGCCTCGGCGTTGAACCAGATCGAGTCGCTCACTATCTCCGATGAGGACCCCAGCAGCCGCCTCGACGATCCCGACGACTCTCAGATCAAAGCC GTTACGTCTGGAAATGCGGTATACACGTCTGCTGTCAGATTTGAAGACCTCAATCTCTCTGAGGAACTTTTGAAAGGCCTTTATGTCGAAATGGGTTTCAGTAAGCCCAGTAAGATACAGGCCGTGACCCTTCCTATGATTCTCACACCGCCATACAAAGACTTGGTTGCTCAAGCCCATAATGGCTCGGGAAAGACGACATGCTTTGTGCTTGGAATGCTCAGTAGGGTCGATCCGAAAAAGAAAATCCCTCAGGCCATTTGCCTCTGTCCCACAAGAGAGCTTGCCCAGCAG AACCAATCAGTCCTTGAAAGAATGGGAAAGTTTACGGGAATAACTTCTAAGTGCGCTATACCATCGGATTCGCCAGATGCCATTCCTGTTGCAAAACAACCACCGATAACTGATCAAGTAGTGATCGGCACTCCAGGGACAATCAAGAAGTGGATGGCATTAAGGAAATTGTCCACACGGGACATTCGGATACTTGTTTTTGACGAGGCTGATCACATGCTTGCAGAG GATGGTTTTAAGGATGATTCTGAAAGAATAATGAAGGACATTCAGAGAAACTGCGGGGGCTGTCAG GTACTTCTGTTTTCCGCGACATTTAATGAGACTGTCAAGGAGTTTGTTTCAAAAGTCGTCAAGGATGGAAATCATATATATGTGAATAAAGAGGAACTCACATTAGAAAAAGTAAAGCAATATAAGGTCCAATGCCCTGATGAACTTGCCAAAGTAGAAGTTATCAAGGACAAGATATTTGAATTTGGGCAAAAGATAGGGCAGACTATCATATTTGTCCGTACGAGGGAAAGTACGCGGACGTTGCACAATTCACTGGTTAAGGAGGGCTATGAGTGCACTTCAATCCAAGGTGCTCTCAAGCAAGAAGACAGGGATAGGATAATAAGGGAATTCAAGGAGGGATATACTAAGGTTCTCATCACTACAGATCTCCTCGCTCGAGGTTTTGATCAAGCACAG gTTAACTTGGTCATCAACTATGATCTTCCTATCAAGTATGGTACTCGGGAGCCTGATTATGAGGTCTATCTTCATAGAATAGGCAGAGCTGGACGCTTTGGGCGCAAGG GAGCCGTGTTCAACTTGTTGTGTAGCGACAGGGATCGAAGAATTATGGAGGAGATCGAGCGTTATTTTCAGCATCAAATTCCTGAG ATTCCAAACTGGAGAAGCGAAGAGGACTTCGAAAAAGCACTCAAGGATGCAGGCCTGTTATAG